One stretch of Chitinophagaceae bacterium DNA includes these proteins:
- the crcB gene encoding fluoride efflux transporter CrcB, whose product MLKNLLLVGLGGGLGSVLRYGTSLLMNTKLFPWATLAVNITGSLVIGIVFALSIRQEPLTDNWKLFLATGICGGFTTFSAFSLENMGLLQSGKYGMAIAYIIASIILGTAATFLGYHLAIKN is encoded by the coding sequence ATGCTTAAAAATCTTTTACTCGTTGGTTTGGGAGGCGGACTGGGTTCGGTATTGCGTTACGGCACTTCGCTGCTGATGAATACAAAACTGTTTCCCTGGGCAACCCTGGCCGTGAACATCACCGGGAGCCTGGTCATCGGGATCGTTTTTGCACTAAGTATCCGGCAGGAACCATTGACCGATAACTGGAAACTGTTCCTGGCAACCGGTATCTGCGGCGGCTTCACCACCTTCTCGGCCTTTTCACTGGAGAACATGGGACTGCTGCAAAGCGGTAAATACGGGATGGCCATCGCTTATATTATTGCAAGTATCATCCTGGGAACAGCAGCAACTTTTTTGGGATACCATCTGGCGATCAAGAATTAA
- a CDS encoding inorganic diphosphatase — MYVLHPWHGAHYGDNAPQTVNGLIEIPQGSRAKYEIDKKTGLLRLDRVIFSSFHYPINYGFIPQTLGLDGDPLDILVMCSEPIEPLCLVEATVIGNMQMIDTGVADDKIIAVAAKDPGVNYINSIHDLPEHFIAVLKNYFEQYKVLENKKVEIEEFQDKEAAYNVIREAIALYKTKFST, encoded by the coding sequence ATGTACGTCCTCCATCCCTGGCACGGCGCTCACTACGGAGACAATGCCCCGCAAACCGTTAACGGCCTCATCGAGATCCCGCAGGGCAGCCGGGCAAAATACGAGATCGACAAAAAGACGGGATTGCTGCGTCTTGACCGTGTCATCTTCTCCTCCTTCCACTACCCCATCAACTATGGTTTCATCCCGCAAACACTGGGACTGGATGGCGACCCGCTGGATATACTGGTGATGTGCAGCGAACCCATTGAACCCCTCTGCCTGGTGGAAGCAACCGTGATCGGCAACATGCAGATGATCGATACCGGTGTGGCAGACGATAAGATCATTGCCGTAGCAGCAAAAGACCCGGGGGTGAATTATATCAACAGCATCCATGACCTGCCGGAACATTTCATTGCCGTACTGAAGAATTATTTTGAACAATACAAAGTACTGGAGAATAAAAAAGTGGAGATCGAGGAATTCCAGGATAAAGAAGCAGCATACAACGTGATCAGGGAAGCCATTGCTTTATACAAAACAAAATTTTCAACGTGA
- a CDS encoding sulfite exporter TauE/SafE family protein: protein MDIQTILIIILVGVAAGILGGLVGVGGGIIIVPALVYFIGMSQKSAQGTSLGLIMLPVGILGVLQYYKQGHVDFKVVGILAVGFLAGSYFGSKIALSLPLETLKKVFAVLMIVIAVKMLFFDKYRKEETKTGSGHNITGPADKAGYKTG, encoded by the coding sequence ATGGATATACAAACTATCCTCATCATCATACTGGTGGGTGTGGCTGCCGGTATACTGGGCGGACTGGTGGGTGTGGGCGGTGGCATCATCATCGTGCCGGCCCTGGTCTATTTTATCGGCATGAGCCAGAAATCGGCACAGGGCACATCACTCGGGCTCATCATGCTGCCGGTTGGCATCCTGGGGGTATTGCAATACTATAAACAGGGCCATGTGGATTTTAAGGTGGTGGGTATTTTGGCCGTGGGCTTTTTAGCAGGCAGTTATTTCGGGAGCAAGATAGCGCTCAGCCTGCCCCTGGAAACACTGAAGAAGGTATTTGCCGTACTGATGATCGTTATTGCGGTCAAGATGCTGTTCTTTGATAAATACAGAAAAGAGGAAACAAAGACAGGCTCCGGGCATAACATAACAGGCCCTGCAGATAAAGCTGGCTATAAAACGGGTTGA
- a CDS encoding C40 family peptidase: protein MSYAACCVPVAPLRIEPDHRSEMVSQLLFGECCIITIVEKNGWVKVVNKLDAYTGWCQQSHFQEIDDTQYYVEDNDLAAGWVNQVDYNGHPMWIPFGSSLTAMKNGHVFWRRNTVHYSGKVWNPVTAKRDARTIKQVAFTFLNSPYLWGGKSVFGTDCSGFTQSVYKMLNIHLLRDSQQQATQGELVGFLQQAHCGDLAFFDDEEGRIVHTGILLNPGEIIHSAGKVRVDKIDHEGIVNAETGQRTQKLRIIRRYF from the coding sequence ATGAGTTATGCTGCCTGTTGTGTGCCTGTTGCACCGCTACGGATAGAACCCGATCACCGGTCGGAAATGGTGAGCCAGTTATTATTTGGCGAATGCTGCATCATCACCATTGTTGAAAAGAACGGCTGGGTGAAAGTGGTGAACAAACTGGACGCCTATACGGGCTGGTGCCAGCAATCGCATTTCCAGGAGATAGATGATACACAGTATTACGTAGAAGATAATGACCTTGCGGCCGGGTGGGTGAACCAGGTGGATTATAACGGTCACCCGATGTGGATCCCGTTTGGCAGTTCATTAACGGCCATGAAGAACGGGCATGTCTTCTGGCGCAGGAATACGGTACATTATTCCGGTAAAGTATGGAACCCCGTTACCGCAAAACGGGATGCCCGCACGATCAAACAGGTTGCTTTTACTTTTTTGAACAGTCCATACCTCTGGGGCGGCAAATCGGTCTTTGGTACCGACTGCAGCGGGTTCACCCAGTCTGTTTACAAGATGCTGAACATTCATTTGCTGCGTGATTCACAGCAGCAGGCCACACAGGGTGAGCTGGTTGGTTTTTTGCAGCAGGCACATTGCGGCGACCTTGCTTTTTTTGATGATGAAGAAGGAAGGATCGTTCATACAGGCATATTGCTTAACCCGGGCGAGATCATTCATTCAGCCGGTAAGGTACGGGTAGATAAGATCGATCATGAAGGGATTGTGAATGCAGAAACCGGTCAACGTACGCAGAAACTGCGCATCATCCGGCGGTATTTTTGA
- a CDS encoding sigma-70 family RNA polymerase sigma factor, whose product MSKGKYNHISDAELLQQFYSTRNNEWLGVLLERYTMLLLGVCMKYLKNEEEARDAVQQVFLKAIHELHKYKVEYFKSWIYMVAKNHCLMQLRDKGRFNGEINERIMAVADGPEEKNNHLEKEKALAKMASALLQLNKEQQLCVTLFYLEKKSYQEITEHTGYSLMQVKSHIQNGKRNLKILMERGEGN is encoded by the coding sequence TTGAGCAAGGGCAAATACAACCATATCAGCGATGCAGAACTGCTGCAGCAGTTTTACAGCACCCGCAACAACGAGTGGCTGGGCGTATTGCTGGAACGCTATACCATGCTGCTGCTGGGTGTGTGCATGAAGTACCTGAAGAATGAAGAAGAGGCCAGGGATGCCGTGCAACAGGTTTTTTTAAAAGCCATCCATGAACTGCACAAGTATAAAGTAGAATACTTTAAAAGCTGGATATACATGGTTGCCAAAAACCATTGCCTGATGCAGCTGCGTGACAAGGGAAGGTTCAACGGCGAAATAAACGAACGCATCATGGCGGTGGCCGACGGGCCCGAAGAAAAGAACAACCACCTTGAAAAAGAAAAAGCGCTTGCCAAAATGGCCTCCGCTTTGCTGCAACTGAACAAAGAGCAGCAACTATGCGTAACTTTGTTTTACCTGGAAAAAAAAAGCTACCAGGAGATCACCGAACATACCGGCTACAGCCTGATGCAGGTAAAAAGCCATATACAGAACGGGAAACGTAATTTGAAGATACTAATGGAACGGGGGGAAGGGAATTGA